The DNA sequence ttaatgaatgtatgtgcacaaataacctgctttgctggactctgcctgaagacattGTCTTTTGAAtgaagttcctcccctcagtggttgagctctaaaagagcaaatgtcaagaggtaggtatattgctagatatagtacagagttatgtttcatgtagcaacattcaaacagctacatacatttgcggagtgaagctgtccaggagaacagaacaccaccacctcctgataatgtcatcctgaaaaaaaaaaaatacataatatacacacaataatcatgcatgtctgttcaaacctaagaactaaagccatgtaacgttacagagtgtactgttacaatccacaaagaacaataaaatgagcaatttataacaattattaacattaattattcaaattgaacgtatcatggataaataaatgatggaACATCGCATTTAATATTATAAGATtagatatttacacaaccacttttactcacctcatgCAATCAACGTGGAATATggttattactctgctgctgcagttgccaccgttctgtttgtttcaacgcaaactgccccctgctggatcggagcaaaatgtcaaaggcggggaaaacaaatatgggcgggacgacacgtgtcgctccgcctcgaagtgtcgccccgccccatcgtccagactgcactctggggttactcgGGTAAACTGCTGGTCCTCGAGCTCTAGTTGTATCTGGTGCGCGACATACCTCTCCAGCCCCTCCTCTTCAAACACTTTCCTCTCCTTCACCATGTTAAACAGCGTTCGCGAGGACACCGCAATCGTTACAGCGTTGCTAGGTTTGGGCTGCAATTTAAAAGCAACAAATGTTTACAGCGGATGTAGACGACAACCCAAGCGGCTCTATGTGTTCATACCTGTATGGGCAGCACTGCTGTCACTGACGCACCATCGATAATGGAGGCGAACAACACGACGCGCTCGCTTTCAGTTTTGACAGCTACATAGATATAATTTTAAAGCTGTTTCTTTTTTGTCGCTTCGCCAGCATTATAGAATGGGTATCGGATGAGGGAGACGCTGCTGCCATTCACAgattatataacgttacacaaAGAAACGCTTACCGGACGTGGCTTCACGTGGCGTCAAATATCGCTTTTACAGCTACCCAGTCTTTTTCTTTGCAGTTATCGGATTTGGACTGTCCTCCTCTCTCTGTGCCTTCAGGTTTGCTCATATTGTTATGGGGTCAGGGGGGCAGAATTATTGTGTCCTTCCTGCTTGCTGCGGTagttgagttttttattttatttatttatttttattatgtttgatttttttattattattatgcaatggaaaaaaaaacaaaaacaaatacaattacaaAGATAAATTAAGAACAAAAGACAATGAGGGTTACAAACAATATTCCAAAAGCAAACTATGTTAGCTTATAAAACTTACACCATGAAAGAGTCTTACATGCAATAGAATTATTAGAGTTTCTTAAAGAGTTTACATACAGATCAAAATCTttcctgaaaataaaaaagtagctATTTTTCTTTGAAATTTTACACTTATGAATGTAAAATTGAGCAAGATAGAGCAATAAATTATCTAGGATAAAGAGTCCGCTATTaaccaaaaatatattctagATATAAGTGAACCAGAATTGTTAGACCAAGTAAACTGTAAAGCATGTGGATGTTTTTTCTCTCCAAATGTCAATTAAGCCAAACCGGGAGATCAGACCACAAAGGCCTGATGAACTATCAGACAGTCTAGGTGGTGATCtatccaaattattatttattgcttgaTTAAAGTCTCCACCCAAAAGAATAAACACATTAGGATATTTAGATTTGAAATACTCTAAATGTGTTTctattgaattaaataatttaagattCTTTTTTGTGGAATTAAATCCATAAATGTTACCCAGGACaagaaaagataatttaaagtaaccaataaaaaaagaaaatggcctTAAGGATCAGATATTTTTTCTGTTATCTTACCCCTAAACTTGTGCTTCAAAGTTAAAACACCTGCTGAGAAATTTGAACCAAAGGAAGAAAATGACTCATCACCCCACTGTGATTTCCAAAACTTAAAATCACTAGAATTTGCATGGGACTCTTGTATAAACAAAAATCAGTATTAAGCGATTTCGTATATAAAAAATTGCTTTACATTTAACATCACTACGCCAACCCTCTTGCAGTAACTGAGCCAATAGAAAAATTTGGAAACATTGAACAATCATACCAGAACTGTATCAAAAAGTGAGTCAGCCCATGAAAtcctacaaaaacacaaaaaaccttTGGGAAAGATTGggatcttccaaaaaaaaaaaagctaattactaaatattaataataataataataataataatatatatatatatatgtatatatatatatatatatatatatatatatatatatatatatatatatatatatatatatatatatatatataaaataaagcggTAGTTGAGTTACTCTCAGCATCAACACGACCATGTGACGTCACCAGCCTTAGACAAGTGTcttaaaaagcaaaataaatagatGAAAAATAACTATTTACAACGCTCccatttctcatttttaagtGCTCTAAAAGTGCCGTTTTAAATGCACGTCACTATAGCAGTTAAACAACACCTGTTTTGTCTTTGAGatggttttacttttagttaGGCTACTGACATCAAAGTTCAGATTCAGTTAAAATGTTTATACTTCTTTAGTTGGCTCTTATCTGAATGCATTCAAGTGTTTGCTTTTTTTATCGAACAGCTATTTGGTAGTGgcagttattacaaaatatatgatTTAGTTTTAGGGTCAGAACGGTTTTGAACTAAATGTTAAAACATGCACAATCCACTagctataggcctatatatatatacagtttggatatatttatgtaattgtatttttgatttaacAGCTAGTCTTCCCTACAGGCTACAggtgctgttattattattattattattattattattaaagtgcaaTTTTTTAAATAGCATGTAACCATTGGTTTTTGTAAAGCTATGGAAGTAtttgttgtcatttatttatccatttgaATTCCACATCATTGTCTTTGAGAGcatttatagtatatttatagtttCTGGTGTGTTATCaagaaggacaaaaaaaaaaaaaaaaagagagagagagggagagatgcaGAAAAAACATAATGTCTTCATATTCTCTGTTAAATAATAGTGAGAAACCAGAACAAAGACAACTAGATGTCTGTAATGATTTATTGATCAGATTctccattaaaataaaatcaacagcTCAACAATACCATAAAATCAGCATTTGCCttaatttaatttacactttAAGCCTTAAGAAACAAGACAGAAAATAATTACCAAATGTAGCTTTCCTGACATTTTAAACTATAATGCGGAAGAAAATATAGTTTCACCCTTTTATATGTAAGATTAGGTTTTATTCTAACTTATTCTTCACACCATAAGGTACATGAGCACAAATTACCCCATTTTGAAGGGCTCCTTCAACATGTGTCATCTGGTCATCAAAGAAAATGTGAGGATTGATTGCTTTCAGCACAGGCCCTTTAGGGGCACCACTCAGAAAGAATGCCTCATTTATCTCCAGATTGTTCTTCTGAAGAGTCTTTAGGGCTCTGATTCCAGGACTTGATGAGCCGCGTGATGTTACCAAGTAGGTACGAATTGGAATCTTTTGGTGTCTCTTCTGGAGACCTTCCAAAGCTTTAAAAAACTCACTTAAAGGACCctgcaaaataatttaacaaaaaatatttttttagagcGAGAGAGATAATTActacattattacattaaaaacttATCTTAAGGCATATAACAGTTATAACAAGTTTGTGCATGCTTTTGATTACGGCAGACGATTTAACTTTCAACACTCAATGTGTGTAGAGCAAAAGCACCTTTACAGTTGAACATTCAGTGGAAGCTTCCTttgaatatcattttaaataacaaGTCTGTGTGGTGTGTGCCTTGTGAATGTGAAATAAAACAAGGGTTGACTGACCCTTTTAAGAATCAGCTGTACTAACAAGTGGTTTCAGAACAACAGTCTTACCAGTGCCAAAGGTGTGGCCTCATTATCACGCTCATTTTGAAAGAAAGCCTCTAGACCTTTCTCTGCGTAGACTTTCTCTGACTCATCTGAAAACAGGACTCCATCACCATCAAAGGCCACACGTAACACTTCATCCCTGTACTCATGGTAATCTCTCTGGAACATAGTGGCTGCTCCGTATTCTGAACAAGAATGCCTCATTTAAAAGTTATAGAAGTAACACTTCTGTACTCTAAAAACCTAcatggaaagaaaaaaacaaacaaacaaacaaacaaaaaaaaaacttgaagcaTCACCTGCACTGATGGCCTCTCTCACATTCTGTTCGTTTGTGGAAAGGAAGAGAACAGGCTTGATCTCCTCAAGGTGTTTTAGGATGGGTTTTTCCAATCTCACAATCTCAATTTTTAGATCTGCACAGACTGCATCACAACATTGTATTTAGTAGAATAAAAAAATCGTtaaaaattcttattttattaaaaaaaaaatatctttaggGTCTACAGTGACTTAAAGAGATACTTCGGGAAGAAGAGATACTTCCTTATTTCTAATAAAGTTTTGTTGAACAGTTTTCTACACTTACTATAGTGGTCAATTCTCTTTTTGAGGTCATCCATGTTGTTACACGTAGCTATCAACACTATTTTAAACGGCTCCTCAACGGCTGGATCCATCTCCCTCAAACGTTGATTCACCATCTTAAGTGCCTAGGTACAGCAATATCAGATTAAACAAATTAGGTGACTTAATATTCTTAATAGATTTAACTAAGTTAAGTACTTGTGTATTATTTGTGTCAGAGAAAAGCAGTCTCAGTGAAAATAGAtacacatggaaaaaaaaaaaaaaattacaaacattcTGCTGATGTTTA is a window from the Carassius gibelio isolate Cgi1373 ecotype wild population from Czech Republic chromosome A13, carGib1.2-hapl.c, whole genome shotgun sequence genome containing:
- the LOC128026787 gene encoding cytosolic 5'-nucleotidase 1A-like isoform X1 translates to MAPFTIAVSSCALFRQDNSPGVAFPLIKALKMVNQRLREMDPAVEEPFKIVLIATCNNMDDLKKRIDHYICADLKIEIVRLEKPILKHLEEIKPVLFLSTNEQNVREAISAEYGAATMFQRDYHEYRDEVLRVAFDGDGVLFSDESEKVYAEKGLEAFFQNERDNEATPLALGPLSEFFKALEGLQKRHQKIPIRTYLVTSRGSSSPGIRALKTLQKNNLEINEAFFLSGAPKGPVLKAINPHIFFDDQMTHVEGALQNGVICAHVPYGVKNKLE
- the LOC128026787 gene encoding cytosolic 5'-nucleotidase 1A-like isoform X2; the encoded protein is MAPFTIAVSSCALFRQDNSPGVAFPLIKALKMVNQRLREMDPAVEEPFKIVLIATCNNMDDLKKRIDHYNLKIEIVRLEKPILKHLEEIKPVLFLSTNEQNVREAISAEYGAATMFQRDYHEYRDEVLRVAFDGDGVLFSDESEKVYAEKGLEAFFQNERDNEATPLALGPLSEFFKALEGLQKRHQKIPIRTYLVTSRGSSSPGIRALKTLQKNNLEINEAFFLSGAPKGPVLKAINPHIFFDDQMTHVEGALQNGVICAHVPYGVKNKLE